The following coding sequences are from one Candidatus Aminicenantes bacterium window:
- a CDS encoding PP2C family protein-serine/threonine phosphatase translates to MAENDLKQLQKELKFKKLQLNSIYELSSAIHSSFDIDHVIRIFFSTLMAPLGVSRAFFFDPTQAIFRKRGFVLSEEESLFIKKNARKVLAGSASLEVENLPPAMEKLKNLLLAKGICYLLNISETKKKVIVLGLGRKFNTRCLEQEDCEFAYILSRFMLIELDNIDYLAQIFEKKKMEHEMKIARDIQLSLLPQGLPQLKNYDISVIYESIREVGGDYYDFLKKKKNIQPLVLADVEGKGLSAALLAATCQAIFHSLNELYLFKPAKVIGKANAMIHEITSGSRFITLFWMQLDDENPALTYVNAGHNQPYLISGPKITQLSEGGTLIGFSATSAYEQSTVPLHSGDIVCAFTDGVFEVQNPAGEEFGEKAMVEYIQQNARLTAAELSGGLYKKIKSFANNIDFRDDFTILIVKVR, encoded by the coding sequence ACTCCTCCTTCGATATCGATCATGTCATCCGCATATTTTTTTCAACGCTCATGGCGCCGCTGGGCGTTTCGCGCGCTTTTTTTTTCGACCCCACCCAGGCGATTTTTCGCAAGCGCGGTTTCGTTTTAAGCGAAGAAGAATCGCTGTTCATTAAAAAAAATGCCAGGAAAGTACTGGCCGGATCGGCCAGCCTGGAGGTCGAAAACCTGCCGCCGGCCATGGAAAAATTGAAAAACCTGCTGTTGGCCAAGGGCATTTGTTACCTGCTCAACATCTCGGAAACCAAGAAGAAAGTCATCGTCCTCGGCCTGGGCCGCAAGTTTAACACGCGCTGCCTGGAGCAGGAGGACTGCGAGTTCGCCTATATCCTCTCCCGCTTCATGCTCATCGAGCTCGACAATATCGATTACCTGGCCCAGATCTTCGAGAAAAAAAAAATGGAACACGAGATGAAGATCGCCCGCGACATCCAGCTCTCGCTGCTGCCGCAGGGCCTGCCGCAGCTGAAGAATTACGATATTTCGGTCATCTACGAAAGCATCCGCGAGGTCGGCGGCGATTATTACGATTTTTTGAAAAAGAAGAAGAACATCCAGCCGCTCGTTCTGGCCGACGTCGAAGGCAAGGGGTTATCCGCCGCCTTGCTGGCCGCCACCTGCCAGGCCATTTTTCATTCGCTGAACGAACTGTACCTGTTCAAGCCGGCCAAGGTCATCGGCAAGGCCAATGCCATGATCCACGAGATTACCAGCGGCAGCCGCTTCATCACCCTGTTCTGGATGCAGCTCGACGATGAAAACCCGGCCCTGACCTACGTCAATGCCGGGCACAACCAGCCCTACCTGATCTCGGGCCCAAAGATCACCCAGCTGAGCGAGGGCGGCACCCTGATCGGCTTCAGCGCCACCAGCGCCTACGAACAGAGCACCGTTCCCCTGCATTCGGGCGACATCGTTTGCGCCTTTACCGACGGCGTCTTCGAAGTGCAGAACCCCGCCGGCGAGGAGTTCGGCGAGAAAGCCATGGTCGAATACATTCAGCAGAACGCGCGGCTGACGGCCGCGGAATTGAGCGGCGGCTTATACAAGAAAATAAAGAGTTTCGCCAATAACATCGATTTCCGCGACGATTTTACCATCCTGATCGTCAAGGTGCGTTGA
- a CDS encoding adenylosuccinate synthase, whose amino-acid sequence MNTVVLGLQWGDEGKGKAIDYLAGSFSVVVRFQGGHNAGHTVYYQGKKVVLHVLPSGIFYPDCLAVIANGVVVQPLQLVEEIQNARALGLSLENLALSENAPLILPFHQELDVVFEDSRYQRIGTTRRGIGPAYEDVIGRRALFVDDLLREDVFRAKIAPLAEYYQRLFAAHGHPAANLEEAIDRYLQAGIFLKSFVRNTTRLLQQALAAKKDILFEGAQGALLDINLGTYPFVTSSNTTIAGVFSGTGLPAKAVERVIGISKAYATRVGEGPFPSELTGAGGQQLRERGNEYGATTGRPRRVGWLDLVALKYAVQVNGVDSLFLTKLDVLDEMAEIQVVTAYEGVDGFPAHADALSRVRPVYSALPGWEKKLGAIERFRDLPEQVRAYLRFIEDFTGVGVSHVSLGGERRQTIEIGA is encoded by the coding sequence ATGAACACGGTGGTGCTGGGATTGCAGTGGGGCGACGAGGGCAAGGGCAAAGCCATCGATTATTTGGCCGGATCGTTCTCGGTGGTGGTGCGCTTCCAGGGCGGGCACAACGCCGGCCATACCGTGTATTACCAGGGCAAAAAGGTCGTCTTGCACGTGCTGCCGTCGGGAATTTTTTACCCCGATTGTTTGGCGGTGATCGCCAACGGGGTGGTCGTGCAGCCGCTGCAGCTGGTCGAGGAGATCCAGAACGCCCGGGCCCTGGGACTTTCGCTGGAAAACCTGGCCCTGAGCGAAAACGCGCCGCTGATCCTCCCTTTTCACCAGGAGCTGGATGTCGTTTTTGAAGATTCCCGCTATCAGCGCATCGGCACCACCCGGCGCGGCATCGGTCCGGCTTACGAGGACGTGATCGGCCGCCGCGCTCTGTTTGTCGACGATCTGTTGCGCGAGGATGTGTTCCGCGCCAAGATCGCCCCCTTGGCCGAGTACTATCAGCGCCTGTTTGCGGCTCACGGCCACCCGGCCGCGAACCTGGAAGAAGCCATCGACCGCTACCTGCAAGCCGGGATTTTTCTCAAATCCTTTGTCCGCAATACCACCCGCCTGCTGCAGCAGGCCCTGGCCGCCAAAAAAGACATACTGTTCGAAGGGGCGCAAGGGGCGCTGCTCGATATCAACCTGGGGACGTATCCATTCGTCACCTCTTCCAATACGACCATTGCCGGCGTGTTTTCCGGGACCGGCTTGCCGGCCAAGGCGGTGGAGCGGGTGATCGGCATATCCAAGGCTTACGCTACTCGGGTGGGCGAGGGCCCTTTCCCAAGCGAGCTGACCGGCGCCGGCGGCCAGCAGCTGCGCGAGCGCGGCAACGAGTACGGGGCGACCACCGGCCGGCCGCGGCGGGTGGGCTGGCTCGACCTGGTGGCGCTGAAGTACGCCGTGCAGGTCAACGGCGTCGATTCCCTGTTTCTGACCAAGCTGGACGTCCTGGATGAGATGGCCGAAATCCAGGTGGTCACCGCCTATGAAGGCGTTGACGGGTTTCCCGCCCACGCCGACGCGCTGAGCCGGGTCCGGCCGGTTTATAGCGCCCTGCCGGGATGGGAGAAAAAACTCGGCGCCATCGAGCGTTTCCGCGACCTGCCCGAGCAGGTCCGCGCCTACCTGCGCTTCATCGAGGATTTTACCGGGGTCGGCGTGAGCCATGTGTCGCTGGGCGGCGAACGCCGCCAGACCATCGAAATCGGTGCCTGA
- a CDS encoding pyridoxal phosphate-dependent aminotransferase, whose translation MKISARAQSIQESPIRKLTALANAAKKRGTTVYHLNIGQPDIHTPAVFMQKIIAYGEKVLSYGPSDGLEALKEAMAKYFAFFKIKLENKNIVIATGGSEAISFAFNAVADPGDEIIIPEPFYTNYNGYASLCNVKIVPVTTRAEDGFHLPDIKEFESKVTPRTRAVLLCSPNNPTGTVYRVDELKALAAFAKKHDLYLIADEVYKEFVYDGKTHFSILQLEGMEDRAIVVDSISKRYSACGARIGAVISRNEEVMKGISKFAQARLCPPTLEQIGAIGAYELPHDYFKEVMAEYQKRRDILFDILTSHQGIILQKPEGAFYIMAKLPISDGETFARWLLNEFTENNETVMIAPGEGFYSTQGRGKNEVRLAYVIEAPKLERAARLLLIALDRFKG comes from the coding sequence GTGAAAATATCCGCAAGAGCCCAAAGCATCCAGGAATCCCCGATCCGCAAATTGACCGCCCTGGCCAATGCCGCCAAGAAGCGCGGCACGACCGTCTACCACCTCAACATCGGCCAGCCCGACATCCACACCCCGGCCGTGTTCATGCAGAAGATCATCGCCTACGGGGAAAAGGTCCTTTCCTACGGCCCCTCCGACGGCCTTGAGGCCCTCAAGGAGGCGATGGCCAAGTATTTCGCTTTTTTCAAGATCAAGCTGGAAAACAAGAATATCGTCATCGCCACCGGAGGCAGCGAGGCCATCTCCTTCGCCTTCAACGCCGTAGCTGACCCGGGCGACGAGATCATCATCCCCGAACCCTTCTACACCAACTACAACGGCTACGCCTCGCTGTGCAACGTCAAGATCGTGCCGGTGACCACCCGGGCCGAGGACGGCTTCCATTTGCCCGACATCAAGGAGTTCGAAAGCAAGGTCACTCCGCGCACCCGCGCCGTCCTGCTCTGCTCGCCCAACAACCCCACCGGCACGGTATACCGCGTGGACGAGCTCAAGGCCCTGGCCGCCTTCGCCAAAAAGCACGACCTGTACCTCATCGCCGACGAAGTCTACAAGGAGTTCGTCTACGACGGCAAGACCCATTTCAGCATCCTGCAGCTCGAGGGCATGGAAGACCGCGCCATCGTGGTCGATTCGATCTCCAAGCGCTACTCGGCCTGCGGCGCCCGCATCGGGGCGGTGATCTCGCGCAACGAAGAGGTGATGAAGGGCATCAGCAAGTTCGCCCAGGCGCGCCTGTGCCCGCCGACCCTCGAGCAGATCGGCGCCATCGGCGCCTACGAGCTGCCGCACGATTATTTCAAAGAGGTGATGGCCGAATACCAGAAGCGCCGCGACATCCTGTTCGACATCCTGACCTCGCACCAGGGCATTATCCTGCAAAAGCCCGAAGGCGCTTTTTATATCATGGCCAAGCTGCCGATCAGCGACGGCGAGACGTTCGCCCGCTGGCTGCTAAACGAATTCACTGAAAACAACGAAACGGTGATGATCGCCCCAGGCGAGGGCTTCTACAGCACCCAGGGCCGGGGCAAGAATGAGGTGCGGCTGGCGTACGTCATCGAGGCGCCCAAGCTGGAACGCGCTGCCCGCCTGCTGCTCATCGCCCTGGACCGTTTCAAGGGCTGA